A stretch of the Neodiprion lecontei isolate iyNeoLeco1 chromosome 4, iyNeoLeco1.1, whole genome shotgun sequence genome encodes the following:
- the LOC107216798 gene encoding uncharacterized protein LOC107216798 — MLGQLLRPVGRNVFRSGSRSYHPPAEFKQTTLNDLPVPQGAWQTHHDAMQKKYNLHLLIGVGFTIGTVAFAKFSGLIYLNAYPPIPK; from the exons ATGTTGGGCCAACTTCTGCGACCAGTAGGAAGAAACGTTTTTCGCAGCG GATCTCGTTCGTACCATCCGCCAGCTGAATTCAAGCAAACGACACTTAATGACCTGCCAGTACCACAAGGCGCGTGGCAGACCCATCATGACGCTatgcagaaaaaatataatttgcaTCTTCTAATAGGTGTTGGTTTCACGATTGGAACTGTTGCATTT GCCAAGTTTTCTGGTCTTATCTACCTGAATGCCTATCCTCCAATCCCCAAATAG